In the Aptenodytes patagonicus chromosome 5, bAptPat1.pri.cur, whole genome shotgun sequence genome, GATATGTGGAGCTGGTCCTGGTCGTGGACAACAAGGAGGTAAACATGGGGGGGGGCAAGCTGGTACCTGCGTTTTCACTGTCATCCACTGCAGTGAGGAGGTCGAAGCCAGCCTGGAAATCTCTCTGTGTCTTTCCCATAGTTCAGGAAACACAGGGACTTGCGCACAGTGCAGAACCGCATGAAGGAAATTGTGAACCATGTTGACAAGGTGAGCCCAGGGGTCTGGATctgccctccccgctcccacACGTGCCCCGCAGTGCCAGCACGGGCCTGAATGCGGCAGAGGAGAGATTGGTGTGGGTAGGGAGATGGAGCTGGAGCCGATCTCAAGCCCGTAGTTGGGCTGCCGTAGGGTGACCAACTCCCTTGGCCAACAGGGTGTGCAAAGTGGACATGacaagcagcacagccctgggtcCTCAGGAGCACAAGACGgctgcctcccagctctctcataagggaaggggggagaaattTCTTCTTGTAACTCCTGGGAGCACGTTCCACGGCCATTCTCAAGCTGGAGTGGGTGCTAATGAGGGGAGGGTGATGGATGCAGTGCACCAAGGCGGGGCGGTTTCTGCTTGCCTTGCTTCAGCCTCACTTTTTGGTCAGCAGCGTGGGAGCAGCATCCCAGCCTTCACTGGCCAAGAGGGAGCCCAGAGGTCCCAGGGTAAACCCTGTCTATGTGGTCACCCCAGCTTGTGTTATTTATTGAGGGGGTGACAAAGCTGATATTGCACAGTGAGGTGGGGTCCTGGACTTAGTTGTGGTTTCCCAGGGGAGGTGGGACCTTCCCTATGCTTGTGCAGCTCAAATCCAAGCGCTCCCTGCGGGCTGTCTCCCACACCAGCTTTATCAGCCTCTTCACCTGCGGGTGGCCTTGATTGGCTTGGAAGTATGGAGCCACAAGGACAAAATCGTGGTCAGTCCCAACCCGGAGGTGACGCTGGACAACTTCCTCCACTGGcgggaggcagagctgctgcggAGGAAGCCACACGACAATGCCCAGCTGATCACGTAAGGATGGGGGGGCCACCACCTCACCATCCTTGCAGCCCTGCTGCCGCCCAGGCCACATGGCCATGGTGGCATCTCAATCCCACAGGGGCATAGACTTCCACGGCACGACCGTAGGGCTCGCCAAGAAGCTTGTGATGTGCACCAGGGACTCGGGCGGTGTGAACCAGGTGGGTCCCGCTGCCCGGGCATGCGCCGGGAGGGCAGCAGTGGTCCCACAGTCTGCACTCCCTGCATTGTATTTTCCAGAGCAGGTCTCACCTCCACTGGTCTCCAGCTTTCCCCCTCCGCAGCCTTAGGGCTGGATCTGGTTCTTGGCATCTCCGACCCTTGAGTGACTGATCCACAGAGAAGTGTTGGGGCCGCAGGGGAAAGGTAGCTGTGGAAATCCAGCTGGGTGCCTGCGGAGGGCTCTGATATACCTGAGCCCTGAAGAGCCTCCCAGACCAGCTCCGTGGACACAGGGCTTCTCCTACCACCTGTGAGATGGCTGGGACTTGGTTTGCAATTGCTCCTCAGCcatcctggctgtgctcctcatccctccccagggaGGGCATCCTTTGCTGGAGTGGGAGTGGTCGGCCATGGGACCTGTGGCTGTCCAAGAACCACCACAAAGCATTGTTTCAGGGTAGCCGCTATATCTAAGCTCACTTACAGCTCTGAGAGCCCAGTCTGGAGGTCTTCAGAGGCCATGGGACCAAGTCCAGCTTTTGTCGTCCTTTACTTCAGCATGGCAGCATTAGGGAATGAATTGCAGACAGCAGCGAGACCTGGCATTGAGCAGTTGAAGAGCCCCAGTGGGCCCCATGGAGATGCTGTGGAGAGCATTTGAACCATGCTGCACTTCTTGTCCCACAGGACCACAGCACGAATCCTATCGGCGCTGCATCCACCATGGCTCACGAGATGGGGCACAACCTGGGGATGTCTCATGATGAAGACATTGCTGGCTGCCGCTGTCCTGTCCCCAAAGCTGATGGAGGATGTGTCATGGCGGCGAGTGTTGGGTGAGTGAAGGAGAAAGGGGAATATCCCTGGCCAGCAAATATCTCAAGGTGTCCTCTGGCACTGTCCTGATGGGGTGAAGCCTGTGAGATGGTCAGGTTTGGGTGGACACTTCACTTGAAGCTGCACTTCAAAGGTCTGTTCGTGGCCCTGCAGCTTCTCCCTGGGCTGGTGACTGCAAGGGCCCTCGGGCTCTCATCTCCGCTCATCACTGCCTGTTTTTGTGCCCCTTCAGCTTGGTTTACCCCAAGCTCTTCAGCCGTTGCAGCGAGCAGGACATGTGGCAGTTCCTCGGGGACCCCAGGACCAGCTGCCTGCTGAACATCCCCAGGGCGGATGAGCTGTACGGGGGGCCGGTGTGCGGGAACCAGTTTGTAGAGCGGGGAGAGCAGTGCGACTGTGGCACGCTGGAGGTAGGGATGCTTTCTGAGAGCCCAGGAAGGAGGGTGGGCGGCAGGGACTTGAGTCCTGTCATTCAGACTCGGAAAAGCTTGTGCAAGCCTTTTCCCTGGACATGGTGCTTTGCAAGACTCATCTTCCTTATGTTCCTGACGCTTCTGCCGAAAAGTAACTTGCGGAGGATATTCATTAACTTGGATGCGTTCCCCCCCCCTTCATGTAGCTGGCTGTGATTTTTAGCAGGAGTGTGTCTAGGAAAGCTGGACATCCCCCCAGCATATCCTCCAAAGAGGTGATCCAAGGAGGGGAACATCATGGCATGTTGTTCTTTCAAAAGCCATGTTCAACTTTTCCTCATCCCTAACGGCCCATTACTGCATCGCAGGGAGGAGATTTAAGACAAATGGCCAGGTGATGTCTCTGGGATAAATCCCTGGgtcacagccctgctctgggacCTGAAGGGATGCTCCCCTGATGCAGAGAGCACAGAgatcatcctgttttctccttcctgGAGATGTGCAAAGGGTGCTACCAGAGAGCAGGGGCCCAGGTCAGGCcccatcttctgaaaaaaaaatctcttctggtCCTTTGGTTTGGTGTTGGTAATGGGGGTAAACAGGCAGCAGGACTGGTTCACACCTGGGATGATGCTGTGGTTTTGCCCCATGGTTCACCCCATGGTGGCTACGCTGCCATTGGCACCTGGTGACGTGGCAACTGGGGTCCCCCCCAGAAAAGGGTCTTTCAGGGGACTTTCAGGATGGTTTCAGTCCCTTCCTGTCTCACAGGAGTGCTCCGACCGCTGCTGTAATGCCACCACTTGCCAGCTGAGAGAGGGAGCCGAGTGCTCCCAGGGGGACTGCTGCCAGGACTGCAAGGTACTGCTGCCGTTGGGGGGACCAACTtggcagggaagggagctggTGGGTGTGCAGTCCTGCCCCGGGCTCCTCCAGAGCTTCCCGGTAGAGGCAAGGTGTGTCCATAGCCCACTGGAGAGCCTGAAGGCCCTCTGTAGCAGCCTGCCCAGAGCCAAATGAACCCAGTGGTTTTGGGGGTAATCACACTTTCCATTCAATGCTCTCACTACATGGGACAGTCAGCATCTTGGGTGGGAAGCGGTTAGGAAGGTGAAGCAGCCTCTGTTTCTGGCATCCTGGAGCCCAGGTCCCCTGGCGCTGTTAGGTTAGGTGCAGGATGAAAGGACTGGTCAATGTTCAGAAGCAATCAGTGTGGCCCATTCCTGATTTGGGAAACCAACCTGCCTCTTCGGCTCCATTCATCCAAGAGAAGGTTGAGTTACATGCATTGGTTCCTGCACACAGGCATAAGAAATGCCTTGATGTGAAGAGATAGGGGTGGAAGAGGACCCGGGACAAGTTCAGACTAAAGGCAAAGCACAAGGTGTTGCCTACAGGGAGAGACATAACTATGGGAAGACCCAGTCCAAGGTCTGATGGTGTCCGTCCTGTGCAGTAGCTCAGTCAATAGCAAATGTCTTTGTGCCAGAGCGGCACAAGCTGCCGTATCTGGATCTGTGGGGTGCCAGGAGATGTTTTGAAGAccagggtgctgctgggctgTGGTGCCTGTGTAGATCTGGGGATGTGAGAGCATCAAGGCAGTGCTGACATCCCCTTTTCTGTGCAGTTAAAGGCTGCTGGTGCGCTCTGCCGGCCCAGCAAGAACGACTGCGACCTGCCCGAGCACTGCACTGGCCTCAGTGCCGAGTGCCCAGAGGATGTCTTCCAGGAGAATGGCATCTCCTGCCAGAATGGCAACGGCTACTGCTACAATGGGGCCTGCCCCTCACACGGCGAGCAGTGCCGCACGCTCTGGGGCACAGGTAGCTACTCCCCCACGCTGCCCACCCTCCTTGCCCCACATGCTGGATGATATGCCTGGAGCCCCGGCTCCTGGGGCCAGGGCATTGCTCGGCTGTGGTCCCCTCTTGCATCCCTAGCTGGAGTGCTATGGCTGCTGACCCTAAAGCGTGGCCACTGGTGCCAGCACCACCGGCTTGCTGCAGGCTCTGGCTCCGTGTGACCCTTTCCGTGTGTCCCGCAGAGGCCCAGGTGGCTCCTGATGTCTGCTTTAAGCACAACAGTGAGCAACACCTTCACCTCCACTGCCTCACCGAGTATGggaagcagccctgcagccccaagTAAGGAGCTGGGGATGGGGGTTAAGGGGGTGGTGTCCATGTCTGGCGACAGCACCATGGGGCTGAGcaaagctccccagccccgtgccacCCCCGCTGCTGGTGCTCATGGCTGCTTCTTCCACAGGGATGTGAAGTGCGGCACGCTGCTGTGCCTGAGCGACAACACAAGCCCTGTCCTCGGCGGCGGCTCCTACTCCCTCTTCTTTGGCCGCTTCAAGTGCAAGGCAGTCATTGCCAGCAGCGACGCCAATGAGGTGGTGGCCAAGCTCAGGCTGGTGCCCACTGGTGCCAAGTGCGGAGAGGAAATGGTGAGCGTGCTGGCAGAtgtgctggggtggtggggggaggTGACCACCAGCCATGGGGACCCGGGGCAGCCTCAGagtccccctgcctgcccccaggTCTGCTACGCTGGGCGCTGCCAGAACCTCCTGGTCTACGGCAACAAGAACTGCTCGGCCAAGTGCAACAACCATGGGGTACGCTGTGGGATCGTCCTCTCCCAGGGCAGCTGCGGGGCCCGGGCGGTGGTCCTGGCCCCTACAGTGTGTCCACCACACTGACActttcctccctcatctcaggtGTGCAACCACAAGCGCGAGTGTCACTGCGAGCCAGGCTGGGCAGCGCCCTACTGCGAGCAGAAGATTTCAGGGGTGGCGGCAGGTATGGCATCCCCTGTGCATGACTGGCATGAGCTCCCTCAGCCAGATGCGTGTGCtggggagggatgctggggagggggtcGGCGCCCTGCCATGGTGCTGGAGGGCACCACTCCATGGGGCGTCCCTGGCATGGGAGCACCTATCCTGACGCTAACCGGGTCTCCACAGGGAGCAGCAGCGTGGTCTTGGCGACTATGCTGGCTGTGCTGGCGCTCTCCGGCATCCTGCTCGGCAGTGGTGTTGTGCTCCTCAGAGGCAGGGGGACAAGGCATTTCCAGAAAGGGTAAtttcccccctcctctgccccacagcagggctgagccACGGCCACACAGGCTGAGCTCAGGTGTTGCCTGGAGCAGCCCCCCATTATCCCTGTGCCCCACAGGAGGACCTCCAGTGGGCCTGCTGCTGGCCTCGCCAACCCACTCTTCCAGGAGGGTGGCCGGACGCGACTCCCCCGCCGCCAGCTGTCCCGTCACGACATCGGCCACCCAAACCTGCTCAGCAGCACGGCAGCCCCGCGGGATGCCTGGGCCCTCGGGCCCTGCCGCCCAGCCCCGCAGGTAAGGGAGCTGAACAGAGCCCCAGTGCAGGGCAGCCTTTGTGGCatgggcaggagggcagcctcTCACCCTGTATTTTGCTGACTCTGCAGCTGCCAGTGCCAGTCCCTCAGGTGACATCTCCAGCCTCTGCAGGATGGCCCCTGCAGGTAACCACCACTCTGAAAGCCACCACTGCCTCGTGGCAGGGTGGCCTGTCCTTCCCATG is a window encoding:
- the ADAM8 gene encoding disintegrin and metalloproteinase domain-containing protein 8 isoform X2 gives rise to the protein MAPALVLLRRLLLLLLLVHGTTARLEEKLAHVEKYETVMPHKVPAPRGKRDLSAPPSIYPDRILYSVRAEGRDYFLWLEKNKELLGQHYIETHYSADGTEITEKPDIQDHCFYQGHVRGYADSAVSISTCGGLSGFFRVNETTFLLEPLEEDAAGRHAVYRAAHLRGKRGTCGESGATLEYDHELKIPAAMKLYRWKSAPLHKGPRYVELVLVVDNKEFRKHRDLRTVQNRMKEIVNHVDKLYQPLHLRVALIGLEVWSHKDKIVVSPNPEVTLDNFLHWREAELLRRKPHDNAQLITGIDFHGTTVGLAKKLVMCTRDSGGVNQDHSTNPIGAASTMAHEMGHNLGMSHDEDIAGCRCPVPKADGGCVMAASVGLVYPKLFSRCSEQDMWQFLGDPRTSCLLNIPRADELYGGPVCGNQFVERGEQCDCGTLEECSDRCCNATTCQLREGAECSQGDCCQDCKLKAAGALCRPSKNDCDLPEHCTGLSAECPEDVFQENGISCQNGNGYCYNGACPSHGEQCRTLWGTEAQVAPDVCFKHNSEQHLHLHCLTEYGKQPCSPKDVKCGTLLCLSDNTSPVLGGGSYSLFFGRFKCKAVIASSDANEVVAKLRLVPTGAKCGEEMVCYAGRCQNLLVYGNKNCSAKCNNHGVCNHKRECHCEPGWAAPYCEQKISGVAAGSSSVVLATMLAVLALSGILLGSGVVLLRGRGTRHFQKGRTSSGPAAGLANPLFQEGGRTRLPRRQLSRHDIGHPNLLSSTAAPRDAWALGPCRPAPQAKPKPPSKPLPALKSKAPCHGEGPPGPALPHPPPTPPSVFQRGVPPKVALKLPLARR
- the ADAM8 gene encoding disintegrin and metalloproteinase domain-containing protein 8 isoform X1, which encodes MAPALVLLRRLLLLLLLVHGTTARLEEKLAHVEKYETVMPHKVPAPRGKRDLSAPPSIYPDRILYSVRAEGRDYFLWLEKNKELLGQHYIETHYSADGTEITEKPDIQDHCFYQGHVRGYADSAVSISTCGGLSGFFRVNETTFLLEPLEEDAAGRHAVYRAAHLRGKRGTCGESGATLEYDHELKIPAAMKLYRWKSAPLHKGPRYVELVLVVDNKEFRKHRDLRTVQNRMKEIVNHVDKLYQPLHLRVALIGLEVWSHKDKIVVSPNPEVTLDNFLHWREAELLRRKPHDNAQLITGIDFHGTTVGLAKKLVMCTRDSGGVNQDHSTNPIGAASTMAHEMGHNLGMSHDEDIAGCRCPVPKADGGCVMAASVGLVYPKLFSRCSEQDMWQFLGDPRTSCLLNIPRADELYGGPVCGNQFVERGEQCDCGTLEECSDRCCNATTCQLREGAECSQGDCCQDCKLKAAGALCRPSKNDCDLPEHCTGLSAECPEDVFQENGISCQNGNGYCYNGACPSHGEQCRTLWGTEAQVAPDVCFKHNSEQHLHLHCLTEYGKQPCSPKDVKCGTLLCLSDNTSPVLGGGSYSLFFGRFKCKAVIASSDANEVVAKLRLVPTGAKCGEEMVCYAGRCQNLLVYGNKNCSAKCNNHGVCNHKRECHCEPGWAAPYCEQKISGVAAGSSSVVLATMLAVLALSGILLGSGVVLLRGRGTRHFQKGRTSSGPAAGLANPLFQEGGRTRLPRRQLSRHDIGHPNLLSSTAAPRDAWALGPCRPAPQLPVPVPQVTSPASAGWPLQAKPKPPSKPLPALKSKAPCHGEGPPGPALPHPPPTPPSVFQRGVPPKVALKLPLARR